One Hemibagrus wyckioides isolate EC202008001 linkage group LG09, SWU_Hwy_1.0, whole genome shotgun sequence DNA segment encodes these proteins:
- the LOC131359385 gene encoding uncharacterized protein LOC131359385, which yields MEQRPRNSTMLSSEDKEPVDLQGESSDTPSVLQVVEPILPLLPTETHPTSSAVVLPLSAGELNSTCCNVDYNTADSSISQSGQVDLRRDILRFIRSPESRLCWHETAHCWTLEGFPYHNNCEDGFPGIQVRGSGKGQLLIVFVCFKVVEPNLQLLPKEHDQESSPILLVTKPFIYLLKLITGFHRVVLIVKKARECYLCYYKIAVIGSSYVHHALHFTEARCW from the exons AACCTGTGGATTTGCAGGGAGAAtcatcagatactccctcagtcctccag gttgttgagccaatcctgccgctgctgcccacagaaactcaccccacatcttcagctgttgttctg cccctcagtgctggtgagctgaacagcacctgctgtaatgttgactacaacactgcagactcttccatctcccagtctggg caagtggaccttaggagagacatcctcaggttTATAAGGAGTCCAGAGAGTCGTCTCTGCTGGCATGAAACTGCACACTGCTGGACgctcgag ggattcccttaccataacaactgtgaggacggtttccctggcattcaggtaaggggtTCAGGTAAGGGgcagttactaattgtgtttgtgtgttttaaggtcgttgagccaaaccttcagctgctgccaaaagaacatgaccaggaatcttcacccatccttctggtaaccaaacctttcatttatttactaaagctgatcactggatttcacagggttgttttgattgtaaagaaagcgagagaatgttacttgtgttattataaaatcgctgtgataggaagcagttatgttcatcatgctcttcatttcacagaggctcgatgctggtga